In the Papio anubis isolate 15944 chromosome 3, Panubis1.0, whole genome shotgun sequence genome, GCTTCCAAAACCAAGAGAAGATTACAAAGTGGACCTTCTATCTTTAAGAAATTTAGGGTGTACTGGTAAAGGAagattaaaattaataatgatataATGTGATTCCTAGGTGATACATGCTGTAATAATAACCATATTTTTCTCTAATGCTATGTACCtgtatttattcaattttattttgacaaaatTTCAAATAAGAATCAAGAAGTAGAATGTACTTTTATTGAATGAGGATGGATAGCCTCAGAATATTATGCCAGTAGAGTAGAGAGAGAGGGCAGAAGAACTGATGAAGTGGATGGAACTTACTCTTGGATATTCTCATATTTCTCACTTACCATATAAAATCCCTCAGAAAGCAATCAGGCCTTTTCCCTGGACCCTAATGCTGATTTGTGTGACTGTAGAAAGGTGCTTAAGTTGGGCTCAGAAGATGTGGACTTAAACTCATCTCTGATGTTTACCATCCAGATGAATCTCGAGCAATTTAGAATCTATTTATAGGACCCCAATTTCCGTATGTATAAAATAACACTATATGCTTCACAGGGCTGCTGAAGGGTAAATgagaatttataaattataaaatatagtgTAGATGTAAAAATTATAACAAGATTATTGTAATCTCAATTTACATACTAGTTGATAAGGCTTTAAGTTCTGAATATGCACGGTGatgttaactttttaataagtaaaattttaataaggAATCCCTGGCTACCAACAACTCTATATTGAAAGAAATAACTTTCCATTCAACACAAATAATTATGTTATTGTGAAATGATGAATTTGGGTTGTTCTTTTGAGGTGGTCTTTCATCATAACTCCCACAAATCCAGACACCTAAAGAATCCTTTCTTCCAAGTGCTTAGAATAAAGAAAACTCTTTAAACTACCCAAATCTCAAAAAAGTGCCTGGTGAGAGAAACAGTTTCCAAAGAACTTGAATATGAGAAGGTAGCACAGAAATACCTTGACCTGATCCTTAGAAAATATAGgaatgtgaggtcaggagttcaagaccagcctggccaacatgatgaaaccttgtctctactaaaactacaaaaattagctgggcgtggtggcacacacctgtaatcccagctactcaggaggctgagacaggagaatcacttgaatttgggaggcggaggttgcagtgagccaagattgtgccactgcacttcagcctgcgcaacagagcaagattccatttcaaaaaaaaaaaagaaaagaaaagaaaagaaaatacaggaatgTACCAGAGAGTAGCATCAACCCAGAGCCAGAAAAGTTCAACCCTGGAGCTCTAGCAACAACCTGCTTTTGTGGAGTGATTTCAGGGAGTGGATAGTCTGGTTTCTCTGTTCCAGATATCCCAAAGGAAGATTTGAAGGGATGTATTCTGGAGTCAGATGAAGAGCTCTGTCAACTATAGCATTATTTAACATAATGctttcattctctttaaaaaagaatcacagGTTTTCAAATGGTCATAAAAATAAGCTAGTAGCAAGTGAAGAAATGTAATGTGCTTTCTGATTTCAATTAAACGTAAtcttgggccaggtgctgtggctcacacgtgtaatccagcagtttcagaggccgaggcaggaagatcacctgaggtcaggagttcaagaccagcctggccaacatggtgaaacccccatctctactgaaaatacaaaaattagccaggcgtggagtgcacacctgtaattacaacttctagggaggctgaggcaggagaattccttgaactcaggagactgaggttgcagtgagctgagatcacgccactgcactccaactgggtgatggagcaagactccatctcaaaataaaaaaaaattaaaaatgtaatcttGACCTTGCTGTCGTCTAGCTCTCTTCCTTTCTAACtagttttctcctcctcttccttcctcagaAAATTTGGCATTCCTCTAGTTATTTTAGGAGTCTTCTGCTTTCTTACACCCTCCTTTCTTGCTTCAAGTGTCATgtgtctctccttctccttcctttgatTCCAGCCTACTCTCTCCTTGTTCCTCatgccttcttcctcttctctcctctcaaaAGTGGAgtttacaaatggagaaacattctcCTAAAAGTTACTTAGTCTAAGACTCAGTTTTCCCATCCATATAATGAAGATAATCACCATACCCACCTTATGATATTgctaagaaattaaataaatttgtatttgtaaacCATTCAGAATAGGGCCTCACATAAAGTAAGTGTTATATAAAgacttttttaataaaaataaatggcgaATGTGAACAGGCAGGCAGGGTTGCTCTCTTTAATACACTCTCCCTGGAATATCTATATTTATTATAAGGACCTCCATACTTCAATCATCTAAACTCAAAACTTTAGAGGCATACATTTTCAACTCCTTCCTCTCTCAGACTTCTCTAAATCCAACTCTAGTCGACGAGTTCTGTTATAACCACCTGTAACTGCCAATCATAATAACTAATCAACATATTAAGTAAATCAAACAAACTGGTCATTTGATACATGTTCCAGGCCATgctaacattaaaattaagaggATTTTAATTATTTGCCTTCATATAAAAATGTGGTAGGTACTATTTTGGTCACCTAAAGTAAAATAGCTGAAActattttacatatgaataaacacttttaaatgttaatattttattcaataagaAATTagctattgttttcatttttatgcatttacTCATTCAATTAATAGCTAATGAGTACCTGCCATAGACCAGGCATAGTTTTAGGTACTGGACTTACAGAGGTGAATGAAAGAGGGGCCTTTGTGAGGCTCAGGTGATTAAGGGAATGAACCACATAACTATTTCAAAGCAAATAGAATTAGACTTTGGATCTGGAATTTAATTTAAtccaaatcattttataaatgaaaaagcacTCAGTTTTCCCATCCATATAACGAAGATAATCACCATACCCACCTTATAATATTgctaagaaattaaataaatttgtatttgtaaacCACTCAGAATAGGGCCTCACATAAAGTAAGTGttatataaagacatttttaataaaaataaatagcgaATGTGAACAGACAGTGACCTGAGTGACCTGCCCACAGTCACTCAGCTATTCAGTGGCAGACACAGGACAGAGCCAAACCTCCACTGCTGGTCTGTTGCAGCGTGTTTCATACATGTTCCTATAAGATCTGGACATTCTTTGCAACATCTTCAGAGACCATCTGGAAAGGGAAAGACTGAGATCATGGAATGTGAGGCCCTCAATCCTGCTTCAATCAGAGCAAGTCCCTAATTATGTGGATTGCACATTCAATCTCCAGGGAAAGATCTGTTTGAACAATACGACCTGtttattttatatgagaaaaCAAGTACCCCTGTAATGGAAAGGATCTCCTCAGAGATTCCTGGAGTCAGTGTTACCGATTCTGAAAACCTAAGCCCTTTTAAGAGAGACCTATGGAAAAATATCAAAGTTATGAGTATCAGAAGCCATTATGTTAACTAATGGCTATTCCCAGTTATGAATTAAAATTTCCTggataatttaattttctaaacaaaTAATCCTTTCTTGTATTGATGGATGCTGCGGAGAAtgtccagatcttagaggaacaTGTTTGAAACACACTGCAACAGACCAGCAGTGGAGGTTTGAATCTGTCCTGTATCTGCCATTGAATAACcgagtgactttgggcaagttacttaatatgCCTGGAtctcagtttattcatttatgaaATGATTTAGATTAAATTCCAGATCCAAAATCTAATTCTATGACCTTTTTGCTTTGAAATAGTTATGTGGTTCCTTCCCTTAATCACATGAGCCTCACGAGGTCACAAGGGTCCCTGTTTCATTCATCTCTGAAAACCCAATACCTAGAAGCTACTTTTGAGGCTGGATATATTAGTCTGAGGAAGTTATCTTATCATACACAACTCGGCTGGTCTCTCAGAAGTTATCACGTCATCTGCACTAAACTTTGTGTCCAAAGAAAGCTTTATAACTTGGGACTGGAATGATGTACCCATTTGGTGATCTAAAAAGGGCTTCTGTGAAAATcattaggaagaaaatataacCTATCCTGGTTTGGGATGGTTTCATTCAccctattaatatttcttttctccaatTTAATATAACCGATCACTAAAAAATGTAGTATGAGATTGAATACAGGGAAGAGGGATATAAAAGGCATAAAGTATGTTTACAGATAATAAACTGAAACAGTGATGGTACTCTAACTCAATGTCAGCAAAGcctaaaggaaataaagatattcatCTTGCAAAATGATGACCCACATGGCACGGaagttattttccaaattttgaagGACTCCTGGATTTTCGGTAAACCTGCCAAAACATAAAATTAGGACCAAAGAATGGAAATCTTCATGAAGAAAATTCTACTCAGTTAACAATAAAAATCCCAAAAAACAAACCTACATTCACTATCAAGAACTCTCTATCAGGCTGCCTTAGGAATTACTGtagtgagttctttttttttttttttttttttttgagacggagtctcgctctgtcgcccaggctagagtgcagtggccggatctcagctcactgcaagctccgcctcctgggttcacgccattctccggcctcagcctcccgagtagctgggactacaggcgcccgccacctcgcccggctacttttttgtatttcttagtagagacggggtttcaccgtgttagccaggatggtctcgatctcctgacctcgtgatccacccgtctcggcctcccaaagtgctgggattacaggcttgagccaccgcgcccggcctgtagtgAGTTCTTAATCAGAAAAGTTTAGATGCATAGACTGGAAAGCCTTTCAGCAGGTATATTGATAAAAGATCAAGTATCAGATGTACAGTTGGACTAGATCAGTGTTCTTTTCAGATGTAAACACCTTTCAGAAATCATGAAAATCATTGGTGCTGTATCCAGACGAAATGCATAAACATGCAAATTTTCTCTAAAAATCAGATGATTCATGAACCCCGTGAATCATGAATTctgtaattctaattttttaaacaataaagttAAAAGGTAATGACCAAAGTTGTTTCTCCAATTTATAAAGGCTAAAAACTGTTTCCTGAAATATGGAAAACATGAAGCTGGGCTGGGATATTTTGTTTGTTGggactttgttgttgtttgactGTTTCGTGTTTTGATGATGGTAGATATAAGGGGTGTAATCCAGAAAGGGCTCTTGGATCTCAGTTGAATGTCTTTGACTAAAGTTTTGTGAACATGCTGAGTAAGCAGGAAGCCTTTGTGCTGGGACCTCAGGCAGTAACTTGACCATTTTCcaccagaggaagaagagagaaactggAAGCACAAAAGTTCATATCCAGCTAAGCATTCAGGCTAGAGCCCACAGGAATATATTCATCCCAGCTATCTAGAGAGTGGACATTTGACAAAAATAGTAGCAATTCTTTCTTGAAACTTAGTGAAAATCAGGTGAAATTAGGAAGATAATCACTTGACTCAATAATGTACTCTGGTTTCTGATCCCAGCACTCCACAAATACTGCTCATCTCATGGTCAGCAGTGATCACCTGATTGATAAATAAATGgatacttttttcatttcttacattttctttcttttctgcagtTCAGTGAAGGTCGAGAAAGGGCTCACGAACTACGTCACAGAAGGCATCATCACTATTTACCCAAACCTCACTTTGAATTACCACATCATCCTGGACTACCAACTCACCAGAAGCCATTCATTATAAAGCCCCATAAATGTCTATACAAACGCTGTAGACCTAGGCCTCCACCTTCAGTTCATAACCCCCACAAATTCCCAAATCCTCCCCAGCCATCTAAACATCCAGATACTACCTTAGTGACTACAACCCAAATTCCATCTGTGACTTCCCCATCTGCTTCCACCAAAATTACTACCCTTCCAAATGTGACTTCTTTTCCTCAGAAAGCCACCACCACATCTTCAAGAGAAAATGTTAACACAAGCTCTTCTGTAGCTACATTAACACCATCGAATTCCCCCACCCACACCTTCTGCAACTACAGCAGCTCTACCACCTTCCTCAGCTCCACCAGAGACCACAGCTGCCCCACCCACACCTTCTGCAACTACACCAGCTCCACCACCTTCCTCAGCTCCACTGGAGACCACAGCTGCCCCACCCACACCTGCTGCAACTACAGCAGCTCCATCAGCTTCCTCAGCTCCACCGGAGACCACAGCTGCCCCACCCACACCTTCTGCAACTACAGCAGTTCTACCACCTTCCTCAGCTCCACCAGAGACCACAGCTGCCCCAATCACCACACCTTCTGCAACTACACCAGCTCCACCACCTTCCTCAGCTCCACCGGAGACCACAGCTACCCTACCCACACCTGCAACTACACCAGCTCCACCACCTTCCTCAGCTCCACTGGAGACCACAGCTGCCCCAATCACCACACCTAATTCTTCCCCAGCTACTCTTGCACCTGACACTTCTGAAACTCCAGCTGCACCCACACACCAAACCACTATTTCAGTCACTACTcaaactactactactactaaacAACCAACTTCAGCTCCCacccaaaataaaatttctcgatttcttttatatataaagaatctACTAAACAGAGTTATTGAAGACATGGTGGAGCAATAGTATATGTTGTAAAGTGTTCTGTCATTTTAAGATGTGATTTATGAGTGCAGAACTACCATCTTTACTTTTAGCACCAATCCCAACATGAAATTATATTATTCAGATTTAAAGCACTATGACTAATCTTTCAATCTAATTATTCACCACCACAAGACCTATTAACAAGACAAAATGCCTCTATCCCACAAGCCAGGTGCAGGTCCGAGGTTCAAAAATCACTTTTTGGAACCTACAGAGATAGCCTGCTGAGGGCAGAGAAAGTCTTTAGATAAAGAGAGAATATTATATGGGCCATCAACCATTTACTTTTCCCTAAATGTTGGAAACTACAAAATCACTACCTTGTACCCCCATCAAAATCCCACCTGAACCATCTAAT is a window encoding:
- the MUC7 gene encoding LOW QUALITY PROTEIN: mucin-7 (The sequence of the model RefSeq protein was modified relative to this genomic sequence to represent the inferred CDS: inserted 2 bases in 1 codon), with product MKTLPLFVCICALSACFSFSEGRERAHELRHRRHHHYLPKPHFELPHHPGLPTHQKPFIIKPHKCLYKRCRPRPPPSVHNPHKFPNPPQPSKHPDTTLVTTTQIPSVTSPSASTKITTLPNVTSFPQKATTTSSRENVNTSSSVATLTPSNSXPPTPSATTAALPPSSAPPETTAAPPTPSATTPAPPPSSAPLETTAAPPTPAATTAAPSASSAPPETTAAPPTPSATTAVLPPSSAPPETTAAPITTPSATTPAPPPSSAPPETTATLPTPATTPAPPPSSAPLETTAAPITTPNSSPATLAPDTSETPAAPTHQTTISVTTQTTTTTKQPTSAPTQNKISRFLLYIKNLLNRVIEDMVEQ